In Pectobacterium aroidearum, the following are encoded in one genomic region:
- the licT gene encoding BglG family transcription antiterminator LicT, which translates to MIIKKILSNNAVLVLADDRREIVAIGKGVGFGKKVGDPIDQQRIESQFVKKSDGMADVLSQLLADIPPDCLAVTQQIITLAQKTLRLNVQDTLFLALSDHINFAIQRHKKGQAIKNLMLWDIRQFYHSEFAVGLEALALIRTRLGIDLPEDEAGFIALHLANATNNSDMQSTMQSAGIIKDILTILKYDLHITFDEHSLNYQRLVTHLKFFALRLLNRETVSHGDDSIYQGITEMMPRAYACAMKVYDYVEKNYGCQLTTDEIMFLTIHINRLQPSPS; encoded by the coding sequence ATGATAATTAAAAAAATATTGAGCAATAACGCCGTGCTGGTGCTGGCAGATGACCGACGGGAAATTGTGGCGATAGGTAAAGGCGTCGGCTTTGGCAAAAAAGTGGGCGACCCTATCGATCAACAGCGTATTGAAAGCCAGTTCGTGAAGAAAAGCGACGGTATGGCGGATGTGCTGTCACAATTGCTGGCGGACATTCCACCGGACTGTCTGGCCGTAACGCAGCAAATTATTACGCTGGCGCAAAAAACGCTGCGGCTTAACGTACAGGACACGCTGTTTCTGGCACTCAGCGACCACATCAACTTTGCCATTCAACGCCATAAAAAAGGGCAGGCGATCAAGAATCTGATGCTATGGGATATTCGCCAGTTCTATCACAGTGAATTTGCCGTTGGGCTGGAGGCATTGGCGCTGATTCGCACCAGACTGGGTATCGATTTACCGGAGGATGAAGCGGGGTTTATTGCGCTGCATCTGGCAAATGCGACGAATAACAGCGATATGCAGAGCACGATGCAAAGTGCGGGCATCATTAAAGATATTTTGACCATTCTGAAATACGATCTCCATATCACGTTTGATGAGCATTCTCTCAATTATCAGCGCTTAGTTACGCATCTGAAGTTTTTTGCCCTGCGTCTGTTAAATCGGGAAACCGTGAGCCACGGCGATGATTCCATTTATCAGGGGATCACTGAAATGATGCCGCGAGCCTACGCCTGCGCGATGAAAGTGTATGACTATGTGGAAAAAAACTACGGCTGCCAACTCACCACCGATGAGATCATGTTTTTGACCATTCATATCAACCGTTTGCAACCCTCTCCCTCTTAA
- a CDS encoding glycoside hydrolase family 1 protein: MKYRHLKRFPEGFLWGAATSAYQVEGAWNEDGKGPSVIDARTSYPEGTTDFKVASDHYHRYKEDVALFADIGFKTYRFSIAWSRIIPDGSGEVNPAGIAFYHNLIDELLHYGIVPIVTMYHFDLPQALQAKGGWYSRETVDAFERFANVLFDEYGEKVQYWLTINEQNMMILHGSALGTLDPTLENPKQNLYQQNHNMLVAQAKAMNALHAKVPGAKIGPAPNIALIYPASAKPEDVMAAFNYNAIRNWLYLDMAVHGRYNTAAWRYMEEKGYTPEILPGDMDILASAKPDFIAFNYYTSQTVEASKGDGSDEIARGGDQHLKSGEEGVHRGATNPFLQKNAFGWEIDPIGFRNTLRELHDRYHLSLIITENGLGAFDTLDENGEVNDDYRIDYLQRHIEQIQLAITDGVDVFGYTPWSALDLISTHQGCSKRYGFIYVNREEFDLKDLRRIRKKSAYWYANVIKNNGLDSSEA, from the coding sequence GTGAAATACCGTCATCTTAAACGTTTCCCTGAGGGGTTTTTGTGGGGCGCGGCGACATCGGCTTATCAGGTTGAAGGGGCATGGAATGAGGATGGCAAGGGGCCGTCGGTGATTGATGCCAGAACGTCCTATCCTGAGGGCACCACGGACTTTAAAGTCGCCAGCGATCATTACCACCGCTACAAGGAAGATGTGGCGCTGTTTGCCGATATCGGCTTTAAAACCTACCGTTTTTCCATCGCCTGGAGCCGCATCATTCCCGATGGCAGCGGTGAGGTAAACCCGGCGGGCATTGCGTTTTATCACAATCTTATCGATGAGCTGCTGCATTACGGTATTGTGCCGATCGTTACGATGTACCATTTCGATCTGCCGCAGGCGTTGCAGGCCAAAGGCGGTTGGTACAGCCGGGAAACGGTGGATGCGTTTGAACGTTTTGCCAACGTACTGTTTGATGAATACGGTGAAAAAGTGCAGTACTGGCTGACCATCAACGAACAGAACATGATGATTTTGCACGGTTCCGCACTGGGTACGTTGGATCCCACGCTGGAAAATCCGAAGCAGAATCTCTACCAACAGAACCACAACATGCTGGTGGCACAGGCAAAAGCGATGAATGCGCTGCATGCAAAAGTGCCCGGCGCGAAAATTGGTCCGGCACCCAACATTGCGCTGATTTACCCGGCATCAGCGAAGCCTGAAGATGTGATGGCCGCGTTCAACTATAACGCGATCCGCAACTGGTTATATCTGGATATGGCGGTGCACGGCCGTTACAACACGGCGGCATGGCGCTATATGGAAGAGAAAGGCTATACGCCGGAGATTCTGCCCGGCGATATGGACATTCTGGCATCGGCCAAACCCGATTTCATCGCGTTTAACTACTACACCTCGCAAACGGTTGAAGCCAGCAAGGGCGACGGATCGGATGAAATTGCACGTGGCGGCGATCAGCACCTGAAATCAGGTGAAGAAGGCGTTCATCGTGGCGCAACCAATCCATTTTTGCAGAAAAATGCCTTTGGCTGGGAAATCGATCCCATCGGTTTCCGCAATACGCTACGTGAGCTGCACGATCGCTACCATTTATCGCTGATCATTACGGAGAATGGGCTGGGCGCGTTTGATACGCTGGATGAAAACGGTGAGGTTAACGATGATTATCGCATCGACTACCTGCAACGCCACATTGAGCAAATCCAGCTTGCGATCACTGACGGTGTGGATGTCTTCGGCTATACGCCATGGTCGGCGTTGGATCTCATTTCCACCCATCAGGGATGCTCGAAACGCTATGGCTTTATTTACGTGAACCGTGAAGAGTTCGATCTGAAAGATTTGCGGCGTATCCGTAAAAAAAGCGCATACTGGTATGCTAATGTCATTAAAAACAATGGGCTGGATAGCTCAGAAGCGTAA
- a CDS encoding S53 family peptidase, translating into MTYQLLKGSERGNIADAAYRERCDVNERVRIMLVLRFTTPDEEYYAELHDSIDPQFGGINANRPLSRADYARKFSADEADIEHVRAFARHHRLSIEREHAASRTVFLTGTVGQMEQAFRVSLARYDHKHGAFRGRAGGIYLPEYLQGVVIAVLGLDERLATNCCLRINDTFSNAAKRPSGYTPLELAELYHFPEHDGAGQCIGIIELGGGYRLPQLEHYFKRMGVNPPQVVDVCVGGGRNALASSEGDKEVSPIDIEVQMDIEIAGSLAPGAKIVVYFAPNTDAGFLEAINAAIYDEKNAPSVISISWGSSESQWTAQSLQVYNQAFQTAAALGITVCVASGDRGSKDGEPHGLHVDFPASSPYVLACGGTRLQKAMEETTWHSRDGSATGGGVSQYFALPGWQLGLSLVDKYGGHHPLQHRGVPDVSGNADPETGYLVEVNGREGVVGGTSAVAPLWAGLLARMLALTHSASLFIPPLLYRNRNSCKDIVRGNNGAFVASEGWDACTGLGSPDGMKLLSLLKRLVRLNGAREHDDGHEQ; encoded by the coding sequence ATGACTTACCAATTATTGAAAGGGAGTGAGCGCGGCAATATCGCTGACGCGGCATATCGCGAGCGCTGTGATGTGAATGAAAGAGTCAGAATCATGCTGGTGTTACGTTTTACTACGCCAGATGAAGAGTATTACGCCGAACTGCACGATAGCATCGATCCGCAATTTGGCGGTATCAATGCCAACAGACCGCTGTCGCGCGCCGACTATGCCAGAAAATTCAGCGCTGATGAGGCAGATATTGAGCATGTTCGCGCGTTTGCGCGGCATCATCGGCTCTCTATCGAACGCGAACATGCTGCCAGTCGAACTGTCTTCTTAACGGGGACGGTAGGGCAAATGGAGCAGGCGTTTCGCGTGAGCTTAGCCCGGTATGACCACAAACACGGGGCATTTCGTGGGAGAGCTGGGGGGATTTACCTGCCGGAATATCTACAGGGCGTGGTGATTGCCGTATTAGGCCTTGATGAACGTCTGGCGACGAACTGTTGCCTGCGTATCAATGATACGTTCTCCAATGCGGCAAAGCGCCCGTCGGGCTATACGCCGCTCGAACTCGCGGAACTCTATCACTTCCCAGAGCATGACGGCGCGGGGCAGTGCATTGGTATTATTGAACTGGGGGGCGGATACCGCCTGCCGCAGTTGGAGCACTATTTTAAACGCATGGGCGTCAATCCTCCTCAGGTCGTCGATGTCTGTGTGGGGGGCGGCAGGAATGCCCTTGCATCGTCAGAGGGCGACAAAGAGGTGAGCCCGATTGATATCGAAGTGCAGATGGATATCGAAATTGCGGGTTCGCTGGCACCAGGCGCCAAAATTGTGGTGTATTTTGCGCCGAATACCGATGCCGGGTTTTTGGAAGCGATCAACGCTGCGATTTATGATGAGAAAAATGCGCCGTCGGTGATTTCGATTAGCTGGGGTTCCAGCGAGTCACAATGGACGGCACAATCATTACAGGTGTACAACCAGGCCTTTCAGACAGCGGCTGCGCTAGGGATTACGGTGTGTGTTGCGTCTGGCGATCGCGGTTCAAAAGATGGTGAACCCCACGGCTTGCACGTCGATTTTCCTGCATCCAGTCCCTATGTTTTAGCCTGTGGCGGCACTCGCTTGCAAAAAGCGATGGAAGAAACCACCTGGCATAGCCGGGACGGTAGCGCAACAGGCGGTGGCGTTAGCCAGTATTTTGCGCTGCCCGGCTGGCAATTAGGGCTGTCTCTGGTAGACAAATACGGCGGTCATCATCCCTTGCAACACCGTGGCGTACCTGATGTCAGCGGCAATGCCGATCCTGAAACGGGCTATCTGGTTGAAGTTAACGGGCGAGAAGGCGTGGTTGGCGGAACCAGCGCCGTCGCACCGCTGTGGGCAGGACTGCTGGCGCGTATGCTGGCGCTGACCCATTCGGCATCGTTGTTTATCCCTCCCTTGCTGTACCGTAATCGTAATAGCTGCAAGGATATCGTACGGGGAAATAATGGGGCATTTGTGGCTTCTGAAGGCTGGGATGCCTGTACGGGGCTGGGGTCACCGGATGGCATGAAACTGCTGAGTCTGTTGAAGCGGCTTGTGAGGCTCAACGGTGCACGAGAACATGACGATGGGCATGAACAGTGA